The following proteins are co-located in the Silene latifolia isolate original U9 population chromosome 1, ASM4854445v1, whole genome shotgun sequence genome:
- the LOC141654274 gene encoding uncharacterized protein LOC141654274 — translation MSEERLAGIETRIETLAGNVDTLLNVVHVVIERFPNHDPRRQPAARGRGFFMGAGRGQPPPGYESDSEESIRIQEEALEQADKYQKRLREGKEPIKSWSKLKKKLLDKFVTKDYTDDVFIKLSKLRQDERPLETYLREFEQLTLQCEINEKPEQRIARFLEGLDKNIATKVRMQPLWSYDDVVNLALKVEKMGKSKPATCKPKPVFRPYTGVKIAETPKPVSQAGGDKGKAPMFPKSNPPLTKEKIKCFQFQEYGHFRKDCPSKRALTAMEVEEWEREGSVEYEEEPVNEETTLEEEANQEQVLAHPDISHSLVLWRVMHSQQAPLEEDQRSLIFRSRCTIQGKLRWLNKGAEVKVDKQCLVPFSIGNVYKDEILCDVVPMDACHLLLGRPWEFDKNSIHQGRSNTYSFKQGSKKVTLTPLPPNQKNYGSPSVTDGLNGVLFLSEAEMVKEIQQEQLVLILLSKEIHEDVEHQLPAEIDELTNKGFVRESLSPCVVPALLVPKKDGTWRMCIDSRAINNITVKYRFPIPRLDDMLDDLSGAMIFSKIDLRQGYHQVRIREGDEWKTAFKTKQGLYECKSTGEYFSHLEEVFQILRGSKLFGKLEKCTFLASEIKFLGYIISGRGISVDQDKIDAIKSWPIPKSTHNREDGFII, via the exons atgagtgaagagagacttgctggtattGAGACCAGAATAGAAACACTTGCGGGAAATGTTGACACACTACTTAATGTTGTTCATGTGGTGATCGAAAGATTTCCAAACCATGATCCAAGGAGACAGCCAGCTGCCAGAGGAAGAGGCTTCTTCATGGGAGCAGGAAGAGGACAACCACCACCTGGTTATGAGTCAGACTCAGAGGAGAGCATCAGAATACAAGAGGAGGCTCTTGAGCAAGCAGACAAGTAtcaaaag AGGTTAAGGGAAGGGAaagaacctattaagtcttggtccAAGCTTAAAAAGAAATTGTTGGATAAGTTTGTTACCAAAGATTATACCGATGACGTGTTCATTAAGTTATCTAAGCTTAGACAGGATGAGAGACCACTTGAGACCTATTTGAGGGAGTTTGAACAGCTAACCTTACAATGTGAGATAAATGAGAAGCCTGAGCAAAGGATTGCTAGGTTCTTAGAAGGACTTGATAAGAACATTGCTACTAAGGTTAGAATGCAACCACTTTGGTCTTATGATGATGTTGTAAACTTGGCACTCAAAGTGGAAAAAATGGGAAAGTCTAAACCTGCTACATGTAAACCCAAACCTGTCTTTAGACCCTACACTGGTGTCAAAATTGCTGAGACACCTAAACCAGTGTCCCAGGCAGGAGGAGACAAGGGGAAGGCACCCATGTTCCCTAAGTCCAACCCACCTCTGACCAAAGAAAAGATTAAATGCTTTCAATTCCAAGAGTATGGCCACTtcaggaaggactgtccttccaAGAGAGCATTGACAGCAATGGAAGTAGAGGAGTGGGAAAGAGAGGGTTcagttgagtatgaggaggagCCAGTGAATGAGGAGACAACTCTTGAGGAGGAAGCCAACCAGGAACAAGTCTTGGCTCACCCTGATATAAGCCATAGTCTTGTTTTGTGGAGGGTAATGCACTCTCAACAAGCACCATTGGAGGAGGATCAGAGATCCCTCATTTTCAGGAGTAGATGTACTATTCAGGGAAAG CTCAGATGGTtaaacaagggagcagaagtCAAGGTGGATAAACAATGCCTGGTTCCATTTTCAATTGGCAATGTTTACAAAGATGAGATCTTGTGTGATGTAGtccctatggatgcttgccaccTACTGTTGGGTAGACCATGGGAATTTGACAAGAATTCTATCCACCAGGGAAGGAGCAATACCTATTCATTCAAGCAAGGTAGCAAGAAGGTCACATTGACCCCTCTACCACCTAATCAGAAGAACTATGGGAGTCCAAGTGTGACTGATGGACTCAATGGAGTTTTATTTCTATCTGAAGCAGAAATggtcaaggaaatacaacaagaACAGCTTGTTCTTATCTTGTTATCCAAAGAAATTCATGAGGATGTGGAGCATCAACTGCCAGCAGAG ATTGATGAGCTGACGAACAAGGGGTTTGTGAGAGAGTCCCTGAGTCCATGTGTTGTCCCAGCACTGTTGGTACCTAAGAAGGATGgcacttggaggatgtgtattgacaGCAGAGCTATCAACAATATCACAGTCAAATATAGGTTCCCTATACCTAGACTGGATGACATGCTGGATGATTTAAGTGGTGCCATgatcttttctaaaattgatcttaggCAAGGCTATCACCAAGTGAGAATCAGGGAGGGTgatgagtggaagactgccttTAAAACTAAGCAAGGACTCTATGAATG CAAATCCACAGGAGAATATTTCAGCCACCTTGAGGAAGTGTTCCAAATCCTGAGAGGCAGCAAGCTGTTTGGAAAGTTAGAGAAGTGTACCTTCTTGGCTTCTGAGATTAAGTTCCTAGGGTACATCATCTCTGGGAGGGGAATTTCTGTGGATCAAGATAAGATTGATGCCATAAAATCGTGGCCAATCCCTAAGAgcacccacaatagagaggatggtTTCATCATCtaa